In Dehalococcoidia bacterium, the genomic stretch ATGTGTGCCGGGGCATTGGTGTAGCTTTTAGTCTTGCTCATAAACCTTCCTCCCTTCTCTCCAGTATCCAGCGCCAATAATGCGGATTCTTTCGCCTCTGACAGTAAAGCGTACCGTCATCACCAGTTTTCCCACCTTTCCAAAGCAAAAATAGCGCTTTTCTTCCTGCGAGTGTTTGGGGTTAAATCTGATCTTCCGGTCAGGATCG encodes the following:
- a CDS encoding BrnT family toxin, coding for MQFEWDESKNLANIEKHGVSFEEAVYAFLDPDRKIRFNPKHSQEEKRYFCFGKVGKLVMTVRFTVRGERIRIIGAGYWREGRKVYEQD